One stretch of Corvus hawaiiensis isolate bCorHaw1 chromosome 1, bCorHaw1.pri.cur, whole genome shotgun sequence DNA includes these proteins:
- the C1H17orf113 gene encoding transmembrane protein C17orf113 homolog, with protein sequence MVPPGKKPAGETSNSNKKCKRYFNEHWKEEFTWLEFDYERKLMFCIECRQALVKNKHGKAENAFTVGTDNFQRHALLRHVTSGAHRQALAVNREQLAFETRVHGHPELRSVIKVEVNPAKVAVLTTVYWMAKEEIPDEKCSSLLSFQKFNLCQALLASEHSEYYHPGSVREMQAAIAKVLHNEDRHRIKASPFVGLVVDETVDVLEHRSLAMFTTTVSPCNGQTSTTFLGSFELPTGEASTVEGKVGEVMRSFGIPTMKLTWLSADSASLVAERLSGVGTVLTSLCPLLTEVHCLSHGTSLLLAESIGTIEYLQKYETTVDAVYRLYSSFHGEGNSLQELRRVLDLCEIDLGSPKAIHWTSIFPAVEAIDSSWPTLVLLLESEAERSPVARGLCEELKKFQFVAFTKILLDVLPIFQKLSRFFQIEDFDLSILKPIVSATATTLQAQQNTSGQNLREFLSEMNKHPQDGREGESRLYYRGIELANCSQVHLKHFEHLKESYLERVRGNLLDRFPSSVLEAISSFSAIFNPKCYPQSLEDIGSYGVSELNFLLQVYSRVVVSERALSDFPLFKRIVFSLSQLSFKDLCIKLVYSSSEMHELFPDFAVLAAIALALPLGSVLAEKISRGRELLKRGRSRHVKDEGLSDLMKIAIDGPAISEFNFALAIEYYESMRESGFIMAQVK encoded by the exons ATGGTGCCTCCAGGAAAAAAGCCAGCTGGGGAAACTTCCAATTCCAATAAAAAGTGTAAACGCTATTTCAATGAGCACTGGAAGGAAGAATTTACCTGGCTGGAGTTTGACTATGAGAGGAAACTCATGTTTTGCATAGAGTGTCGGCAGGCACTGGTGAAGAACAAGCACGGTAAAGCGGAAAACGCCTTTACCGTGGGCACGGACAACTTCCAGCGCCACGCGCTGCTGCGGCACGTCACCTCCGGCGCGCACCGCCAGGCGCTGGCGGTGAACCGGGAGCAGCTGGCCTTCGAGACCCGTGTCCATGGCCACCCCGAGCTGCGCTCGGTCATCAAGGTGGAGGTGAACCCAGCGAAGGTGGCCGTCCTCACCACCGTCTACTGGATGGCCAAGGAGGAGATCCCGGATGAGAAgtgctcctccctgctcagctTCCAGAAGTTCAACCTGTGCCAGGCGCTGCTGGCCTCGGAGCACAGCGAGTACTACCACCCCGGCAGCGTCAGGGAGATGCAG GCAGCCATTGCTAAAGTCCTGCACAACGAGGACAGGCACAGGATCAAAGCCTCGCCGTTCGTTGGGCTGGTGGTGGACGAGACGGTGGATGTCCTGGAGCACCGCAGCCTTGCCATGTTCACCACCACCGTCTCCCCCTGCAACGGGCAGACCTCTaccaccttcctgggcagcttCGAGCTGCCCACTGGGGAGGCCTCCACTGTGGAAGGCAAGGTGGGTGAGGTGATGCGCTCCTTCGGCATCCCCACCATGAAGCTCACCTGGCTCAGCGCTGACAGTGCCTCACTGGTGGCTGAGCGGCTGAGTGGGGTGGGGACCGTGCTGACCTCACTCTGCCCACTCCTCACTGAGGTGCACTGCTTGTCCCACGgcacctccctgctgctggccgAGAGCATTGGCACCATCGAGTACCTCCAGAAGTATGAGACCACCGTGGATGCTGTGTATAGGCTCTACTCCAGCTTCCATGGGGAAGGCAATAGCCTGCAGGAGCTGCGGAGAGTCCTGGACCTCTGTGAGATAGACCTCGGGAGCCCCAAAGCCATCCACTGGACTTCTATCTTCCCAGCTGTAGAAGCCATTGACTCCTCATGGCCCacactggtgctgctgctggagagcgAGGCGGAGCGCTCGCCTGTGGCCCGTGGCCTCTGCGAAGAGCTCAAGAAGTTCCAGTTTGTGGCCTTCACCAAGATCCTCCTGGATGTTCTCCCCATCTTCCAGAAGCTCAGTCGCTTCTTCCAGATCGAGGACTTCGACCTCTCCATCTTGAAGCCCATAGTCTCAGCCACAGCCACCACGCTGCAGGCCCAGCAGAACACCAGTGGCCAGAACCTCCGGGAGTTCCTCAGCGAGATGAACAAGCACCCGCAGGACGGCCGGGAGGGCGAGAGCCGCCTCTACTACAGGGGCATCGAGCTGGCCAACTGCTCCCAGGTGCACCTGAAACACTTCGAGCACCTGAAGGAGAGCTACCTGGAGAGGGTGCGGGGCAACCTGCTGGACAGGTTCCCCAGCAGCGTCCTGGAGGCCATCAGCTCCTTCTCTGCCATCTTCAACCCCAAGTGCTACCCCCAGTCTCTGGAGGACATTGGCAGCTATGGGGTCAGCGAGCTGAATTTCCTGCTGCAGGTGTACTCACGGGTGGTGGTGAGTGAGAGGGCCCTGAGTGACTTTCCCCTCTTCAAGCGCATCGTCTTCAGCCTCAGCCAGCTCTCCTTCAAGGACCTCTGTATCAAGCTGGTCTACAGCAGCTCTGAGATGCACGAACTCTTCCCAGACTTCGCTGTCCTGGCAGCTATTGCCCTGGCCTTGCCGCTGGGCTCGGTCCTTGCTGAGAAGATCAGCCGGGGCCGGGAGCTGCTGAAGCGTGGCCGGTCACGCCATGTGAAGGACGAGGGGCTCTCTGACCTCATGAAGATCGCCATCGACGGGCCAGCCATCAGCGAGTTTAACTTTGCATTGGCCATCGAGTACTATGAGAGCATGAGGGAGTCTGGGTTCATCATGGCACAGGTGAAGTGA